GTAGGTCTTCCAGATGGACAAATGGGTAACTCAGAAGTTGGTCATACTAACATCGGTGCAGGAAGAATAGTATATCAAGATTTAACTAGAGTTAGTAAAGCTATAGAAGATGGAGATTTCTTCAAAAATGAAGTTTTACTAAAGGCTATGGAAAATGCAAAAGAACATTCTCTTCACTTAATGGGATTATTATCTAATGGTGGAGTACACTCTCATATAGACCATTTAAAAGCTTTAATAAAAATGGCTAAAGAAAATGGCGTAGAAAATGTATTTGTTCATGCATTTACAGATGGAAGAGACGTAGATCCAAGAAGTGCTCTGGAATTTGTAGAAGATGTAGAAAACTACATGAAGGAAGTTGGAGTAGGAAAAATAGCTTCACTTTCTGGTAGATACTATGCTATGGACAGAGATAAGAGATGGGAAAGAGTATGCCTTGCATATGAAGCTATGGTTAATGGAAAAGGAAATACAGCAACTTCTGCTAAAGAAGCAATAGAAAAATCTTATGCTGAGGACAAAAATGATGAGTTCATTGTTCCTACAGTTATAGTTGAAGATGGTAAGCCATTAGGACTTATAAAAGAAGATGATTCTATAGTATTTGGTAACTTTAGACCAGATAGAGCTAGAGAAATAACTAGAGCTATAGTTGATACTGATTTTGCTGGATTTGAAAGACCAAACATGAAGACATTCTTCGTATGCTTAACTACATACGATGTAACTATAAAAAATGTAAATGTAGCATTTAAACCACAAAGTTTAGAAAATACATTAGGTGAATATTTATCGTCAAAAGGGAAGAGCCAATTAAGAGCTGCTGAAACTGAAAAGTATGCTCACGTTACATTCTTCTTTAATGGTGGAGTAGAAGAACCAAATGATGGTGAAGATAGATTATTAGTTCCATCTCCAAAGGTTGCAACTTATGACTTACAACCAGAGATGAGTGCTTATGAATTAACAGATAAATTATTATCTAAAATAGATGAAGATAGATATGATTTAATCGTAGTAAACTACGCTAATCCTGATATGGTAGGGCATACAGGTGTTATAAAAGCAGCTGTTAAAGCTGTAGAAGCTGTTGATACTTGCGTAGGAAAAGTAGTAGATAAAATACTTTCTAAAGGTGGGAAGGCAATAATAACTGCTGACCATGGTAACGCAGAGTATATGTGGGATGCAAATACAGAGTCAACTGTAACAGCTCACTCAACTAATCCAGTACCATTTATGGTAGTAGGGGAAGAATTAAAAGATGCAAAATTAAAAGAAGATGGTAGGTTATCAGATATTGCACCTACAATCTTAGATATGATGAACTTAGAGCAACCAGAACAAATGACTGGTCACTCTTTAATAAAATAAAGTTTATAAAAATGATAAATTACATAAATTTAAAATTTACCCATCAAATAAATTTTAATACAATGTAATTTAATTTAATATATAATTTGGAGAGGAGATATAAATATGTCAGTTATAGAATTAGTATATGCAAGAGAAGTATTAGATTCAAGAGGGAACCCAACTGTAGAGGTTGAAGTAGCATTAGAAAGTGGAGCAGTAGGAAGAGCTATAGTTCCATCAGGAGCTTCTACAGGAGCTTTCGAAGCAGTTGAATTAAGAGATGGTGACAAAGGAAGATACATAGGAAAAGGTGTAGAAAAGGCTGTTGCTAACGTAAATGAAATAATAGCTCCAGAATTAGAAGGAATGGATGCTTTTGATCAACCTGCAGTAGATGCTTTAATGATAGAATTAGATGGAACTCACAACAAAGGTAAATTAGGGGCTAATGCAATACTTGGTGTTTCTATGGCTGTTGCTAGAGCGGCTGCTGAAGAATTAGGATTACCATTATTCCAATACATAGGTGGAGTTAACGCTAAGCAATTACCAGTACCAATGATGAACATATTAAACGGTGGAGAACATGCTGATAACAGTGTTGACGTTCAAGAGTTCATGATATTACCAGTAGGAGCTAAGTCATTCAGAGAAGGATTAAGAATGGGTGCAGAAGTATTCCACTCATTAAAGAAAGTTCTTTCAGATAGAGGATTAGCTTGTGGTGTAGGTGACGAAGGTGGATTCGCTCCAAACTTAGGATCAAACAGAGAAGCTTTAGAATTAATAGTTGAAGCTATAGAAAAAGCTGGATACAAGCCAGGAGATGACGTAAGATTAGGTCTTGACGTTGCTGCTACAGAAATGTACGATAAAGAAACTAAACTTTATGATTTAAAACACGAAGGTAAAAAATTAACTGCTGAACAAATGGTTGATTTATACGAAGAGTGGGTTAACAACTTCCCAATAGTAACAATAGAAGACGGTTTAGATGAAGAAGACTGGGATGGATGGAAAGTATTAACTGAAAGATTAGGAAAGAAAGTACAATTAGTTGGAGACGACTTATTCGTTACTAACACAGAAAGATTAGAAAGAGGAATAGAAGCTGGTGTTGCTAACTCTATATTAATAAAAGTTAACCAAATAGGTACAATAACTGAAACTTTAGATGCTATAGAAATGGCTAAGAGAGCTGGATACACTGCAGTTATATCTCACAGATCAGGAGAAACAGAAGATACAACTATAGCTGACTTAGCAGTAGCTGTAAACGCTGGACAAATAAAAACTGGTGCTCCATCAAGAACTGATAGAGTTGCTAAATACAACCAATTATTAAGAATAGAAGAAATGGTTGGAGAGCAAGCTAGATACTGTGGAATGAATTCTTTCTACAACTTAAAGAAAGAATCTGTTCTTGTAAAATAAATTAATTATAGAATTTAATATTATTTAAAAATAAATTTTAAATAATAATCCCTATACAGTATATTTGTATAGGGATTATTTGTATATTATACTGTTGCTAATATATTGAAGCAAAGGTTAATTTTAGGCTACATACCTTGAATTGACTACATTAGTGTGATATATTAAAGTATGAAACAATTTTATAAACTAAAGATTAGGAGGTGGATATATGAACATAAGTAATATACTAATGGGAGTGCAAGTAGTACTAGCAATAGTTCTTATATTAAGTATAATGCCACAAGATACAAAGAGTGCAGTTCCTTCGCAATATGGTGGAGAAGGAAACCAAAGCTACTTCAAACCAAAGGGAAAAGAAGCATTCCTTGGAAGGATGACAAAAATAGCAGCAGTATTATTCTTTATAAATGCAATAGCTATGCTTTTAGTTAAATAATTGGCCATTATTTAATTTATTTATTTTTAAGAATTAAATTTAGTTTTTAAAAGGACAACCACGTATATGCGTGGTTGTTTTTGTGTTGCAAAATATAACTAAGAAAAACTACTTATGATAGTAGAATATGAATTTTATATGTGTAACTAAAAGAAAGATATTTATATATTATATATTATTAGAAGATACCTCATTATAAACCGCAGGCGGTAGAAAAGAATATGAACAGAAAAAATAGATTATTTATAGTTTAATTTAATTAAAAATTGGGGGAATAGATATGAATACAAGAATAAAGCAATATGTAGATAGCTTGTTTCAAGATGCACCTAAGACTAGAAGAATATATGAATTAAAAGAAGAAATTTTTTTAAACATAAATGAGAATTATAATAATTTAATAGAAATGGGATTAGACGAGGAAAGTGCTTATAATAAGTCGATTTCAAATGTAGATAATATAGATAAACTGATACAAGATAATTATTTTTTTATAAAAGAAGAAAAAGAATATAAGAAAAAATCGGCATTAATAATAGCAATTGCAGTTGCTATGTATATATTATGTCCAGTACCTTTGATAATTTTAGGGACTTTAGGGGGTGACACATTTGCTATTTTAGGTGTAGGTATTTTACTTTCGATGATAGCCGTAGCCACAGGTCTTTTAATATATAACTCAAATACAAAACCAAGATATATTGATATTGATGATGAACTATATGAAGAATTTAAAGAATGGAAATCTGAAAAAGAATTAGATAGAGACGGAGAGAGATCAATACTTTCAGTAGTAGATTCATTAACCGTAGTAATTTATTTTATAGTTAGCTTTTATTATGGAAACTGGGGAGTATCATGGGTAATATTTTTAATTGGAGGAGCTATAAAAAAAATAATAAGAGCATATTTTGATTTGAAGGAGACGAAATTACATGAGAAATAGCAATGCTAAATTAAGAATTGCAATATGGTCAGTAATAACGGTAGTTTTAATTGGACTTCTAATAAATTGTACTTCAAATAGTAAATTTTATATTTTCGATAGATTATCTAACCTTATAGACTTTAGGAACTATGGAATTTTTAAGCACCTAAGTCAAGGTGAGATAAAAGAAATTAATGAATATACATCAAAGATAGATGATATAAAAGAAATTAAATTTGATTTAAGTATAGACACAGTAATAGTGTCAGAAAGTAATGAAAAATATGTAAAAATAATAGAAAAATCTAATTATAAATTAGAGAATGATGAAAAACTAAAAGTATCTAAAAATGGAAATACGATAGAAGTATCAAGGAACGAAATAAATGTTAGAAAAAAATTTAATAATATATATAGAACAGTAGAGATTTATTTACCAAAAGATTATAGAAATAATTTAGTATTAAATAATGAATTAGGAGACGTATACATTGAATCTCCTTTTAATTTAGAAAAGCTTGAAATAAATCAAAATACAGGTGATTTAAATATAAATTTCAATATAGTTTGTAATGAATTTATATCACATGTAGCTACAGGAGACATAGATATAGCAAATATTTACGTAACAAAATATTATATACAGACTAATGTTGGTGATATTGATATTAAGAGATTAAATGGTTTTGGTGATATAAGGTCAAATATAGGAGATATAGAATGTAATATAAATGAAATTGGTGGGGACATATATATAGAATCAAACACAGGTGATGTAGATATATTTTTAAATAAAGATTGCAACTTTAATTTAAATGCAAAGTATAATATTGGAGATTTTGACACTGATTTGGAGTTTGGAGATTTTAAACAAAATAAAAAAAATATAATTGCTAAAGTTGGAGATAATCCTTTTAATAACATAAATATAAAATGCAATATAGGTGATTTAGAAATAAACAGTAAATAAATTTATATAAAGAATAAAGTTTAAATTATTATTACTCTAAAATTTACCAAACAATTTTATTGGTGTATAATGATTAAAAGATAGGAATAATATAGTAATAAGTAATTAACTCCTTGTGCTAGTTAAATTTAGTCATTGAAATTACTAGGGCTAATTGTATAAAAGTGAATTATTAAAAAATACTGTATAGCATTTTCAATATGTATAGAGATTAACTAGCACAACAGATTAATTATTAAAATAATAGCGTATAAATTCAAATAGCTAAGCTTGAACAAGATATATATAATATCTTATCAACATATAGTTTAACTTAAGCGAATTTAATCATAAAAAATAGGAGGATAATAAATGTTACCTGGACTTAAAGAACGTTTATTAGGACTAATAAATGATCCAGCATATACACCTTTAAAAAAGGAAGAACTAGCTTTAATATTTGACATACATCCAACAGAGATGCCTATGTTTTATAATTTCTTAGAAGAATTAGAAGAAGACGGATACATAGGAAAAACTAAAAAAGGAAAAATAGCATCACCTAAATCAATGGGGTACTTCGTAGGTAAATTCGTAGCTCATAGGAAAGGATTCGGATTTGTTGAGTCAGACGAAGAATACACACAAGACTTATTTATACCAGCAGCTGATGTAAATGGTGCTATGCACAACGATAGAGTTGTAGCAGAAATAACAAAACCTGCAACTGATGAAAGAAGAGCAGAAGGTGCAATAATAAAAGTACTTGAAAGAGAAATAACTAAAGTAGTTGGTGAATTCCAATCAAACAAAACTTTTGGATTCGTAATTGCCGATGAAAAGAAATTCAATCAAGATATATATATACCTAAAAAATACTTCAGTGGAGCAAAAGACGGAGATAAAGTTGTTGTTCAAATAACTATATGGCCACAAGCTGGAAGAAAGCCAGAAGGTAAAATAATAGAAGTATTAGGGCCAAAAGGTGAAAAGGAAGTTGAAATACTTTCTATAATAAGAGCACATGGGCTTCCTGAAGAATTTCCTAAAAAGGTATTAGAAGAAGCTCAAAAAGTAGCAGTACCAATACCACAAGAAGAAATTGATAGAAGATTAGATATAAGAGATTTAAATATATTCACTATAGATGGTGAAGATGCAAAAGACTTAGATGACGCAATATCTATAGAAAGATTATCTAACGGAAACTTCAAATTAGGTGTTCACATTGCAGACGTTACACATTATGTACATGAAAAAAGTAAATTAGATAAAGAAGCCTTAAAAAGAGCAACATCTGTTTACTTAGTAGATACAGTAATCCCAATGTTACCGAAAACTCTTTCAAATGGAGTTTGTAGTTTAAATCCTCATGAAGATAAACTTACATTATCAGTATTTATGGAAATAGATAGAAAAGGTAATGTAAAACAATACGATATAAAAGAAACAATAATAAATTCTAAAGCTAGAATGACTTATACAGAAGTATCAGACATACTAGAGAATGATGATGAAGAATTAAAGGCTAAATATTCTCATGTAGCAGAAGATTTTAAAACTGCTGAAGTATTAGCAAGAATATTAATGGATAGAAGAAGTAAAAGAGGAGCAATAGATTTTGACTTCCCAGAAGCTAAAATAATATTAACTCCAGAAGGCAAAGTTTCTGATATAAAAGAATACGAAAGAAGAATATCTAATAGAATAATAGAAGAGTTCATGCTTATAACAAATGAAACAGTAGCAGAACATTATTTCTGGTTAAATATACCTTTTGTTTACAGAATACATGAAACTCCATCGCCTGAAAAAATGCAAGAACTAGGCAAGTTTGTATCTACATTTGGATATACTATAAAAGGTGAATTAGAAGAAGTTCATCCAAAAGCACTACAATCAATAATAAATGCAATAAAAGGAAAAAGAGAAGAAGAAGCTATAAGTACAATAATGCTACGTTCATTAAAGCAAGCTAGATATTCACCAGAATGTAGCGGACACTTTGGATTAGCAGCTAAGTACTATAGCCACTTTACTTCTCCAATAAGAAGATATCCAGACCTTCAAATACACAGAATAATGAAGGAACATTTAAATAATAAAATAAATAAGAAAAGACAAGAACAACTTGTAAATATAGTAGACTATGCATCAACTCAATCATCAGAAAGAGAAAGAGCTGCGGACTTAGCTGAAAGAGATGTTAAAGACTATTACAAAGCTGTTTATATGGAAGATAAGGTTGGAGAAGAATTTGACGGAGTTGTATCAAGTGTAACTTCATTTGGTATGTTTATAGAATTACCTAACACTGTTGAAGGATTATCTAGACTTGCAAATATGGGTGATGACTATTATATTTATGACGAAATGACATATACTATAATAGGAGAGCGTACAAGAAAGACATATAGAATAGGTGATCCTGTTAGAATAAAAGTTGACAATGTAAATGTAGATTTAAGAGAAATAGACTTTAAGATACTTTACAAATTAGAAGATAGACCACAAGTTGAAGAGCAAGATAAACCTTTTGATGAGATAGAAGAATAAGAAATTTTTTAAAAAATATAAGGTGTCGGTTTTCCCGACGCCCTATATTAAACTAGTAAACTTGACTAATAAGTACAAATATGGTATATTTTTACTAATAGAACATATAATAAATAAGAATTTAAAGTAAGAAGGTGAACGTATGGCAGGAACTAAAACATTAGCTACAAACAGAAAAGCAAGACATGAGTATTTTATAGAAGAAACTTATGAATGTGGTATCGAATTAAAAGGTACAGAAGTAAAATCAATCAGACAAGGAAAAGTAAACTTAACTGATGGATATGCATCTGTAGATAATAGCGAAGTATTTATAAAACAAGTTCATATAAGCCCATACGAGCAAGGAAACAGATTTAATGTTGACCCTTTAAGAGTAAGAAAATTGTTACTTCATAAGCATGAAATAAGAAAGCTTATAGGGGCTACAACAGTTAAAGGATACTCATTAATTCCTTTAAGCATGTATCTTAAAAATGGTAAAGTTAAAGTTGAATTAGCTTTAGCAAAAGGTAAAAAGTTACACGATAAACGTCAAGACTTAGCTAAAAAAGATGCTCAAAGAACTATAGAAAGAGAGCTTAGAGGAAAATACTAAATAATCCACTAAATAACATTTGATTTTAATACTAAAAAGTATTAATATATAAATACAACAACTTAATATAAATGGTGAATAAAAAAGTTTGCGAAAACAGTCCAAGGACTTTAAACTTACCACGGGGGCGTAAAGGTTTCGACGTGGGTTTGGAACTTGGGGCTGCGTGTCGTGTTACTCTGGGTCACGTAAAAACTGGGGAACTTAAAATAAACGCAAACGATAATTACGCTTTAGCAGCTTAATAATGCTGCTCGACCCGCCTCGCCCTCCTGCCGGTTAGGCCTGGTCGTCATTTATGCAGGGAACTACTTTTGGGGTGTCTCGACCAAAAGCGGACTAATTGGGACTGGTCAATCACATAGCCTGCCGCTGGGCGATGTGTGAGACGAGACTTTAGTACAGTTGGCTACACACGTAGATGCAACAGGGAAAAGACTTGCGGACAGGGGTTCGACTCCCCTCGTCTCCACCAATTATATAATAATAATGGCTACAATAATTGGAATTACTGAGGTTTAACCTTTGGTAGTTCCTTTTATTTTATAGTTTTCCCCACAACATGCCCACAACTAGATATTTTTAGGCTTATTTTTACCATAATAATTATAGTGATGGTGGCCTTTCCTGGTTTTGTATGCGGAGTAGGTTAAGTAATTAATTATTTAATTTTTTTTAAAAAGTTGAAAAAAGTATCTTTACTATCTTCAAAGTATCTTTACATATTGGAATTACTAGTGTTTAGAAAATGTATAAGTATCTTCAAAGTATCTTTATAGTGTCTTTATACTATCTTTAAACTATCTTTATATATAATATATATCTTAAAAAAACTAAAACCAGGAATACCACGACCATTATTATTATTGGTATTAAGCATAAAAAAAGAAACCATCTATTAAATGGCTCTATATTATAAATATACTATTAAGTTTCTCAACGGCTTCAAGTTTTGTATCATCCATTACATGAGTATATATATCCATGGTAATACTAATATCATAATGACCCATTAATATTTGGACTGTTTTAGGTGGGATATTAGCTTCAAATAATCTAGTAGCATAAGTATGTCTTAAAGCATGAAATTTAATAGGCTCTATATTTAATTTTTTTAATATTGATGTTAGATTTCTTCCAGGCCTTTTATCATCAATACTATTACCTATATCATCAGTAAATACATAATTATTATTGATATAAGCTTCTCCAATAAATAACCTTTGTTTATTTTGGTTTTTCTTATGTTCTTTAAGTTTATTTAATATATCATTAGGTATTGGTATAGTCCTATTACTATTTTTAGTTTTTGGAGTTTGCTCTAATATTTCATATACTCCAGTAACTGGATTTTTACTTCTTGATAAAGTTCTATTTACAGTTAGCATACCAGTATTAAAATCTATATCAGACCATTTTAACCCTAATAACTCTCCTAATCTTAATCCAGTACCAAGTGCCACCAGGAATAACATTTCTAACTTATGGCCTTTTATAGCTTCTATAAATTTTTGTTGTTCTTCTTTGCTTAATACTTTTATAGTCTTAGTATTATTATCCTTAGGTAATGTAACCATTTTACAATAATTTTTTTGAATATATCCTTGTTTTTCAGCCTCTCCAAGACATGGTTTAAGTCTAGTATTAATACCTTTAATTGTTGATGGTGGTTTATTGTCTACTTTTTGAAGCTTGTTATAGTATCTTTGTATATGTGTTACTCTTAAATCTTTTAATTTAACCTTACCGAGTTCACTATCTTTTATATAATTCCTATATATTCCCTCGTATTTTTCAAATGATTTAGGCTTTAAATCTTGTATTCTATGGTCATATAACCAAGTATAAAACCATTCACTAACAGTTATTTTATCATCACTTG
The Romboutsia ilealis genome window above contains:
- the gpmI gene encoding 2,3-bisphosphoglycerate-independent phosphoglycerate mutase, encoding MKKPVALIIMDGFGESKNLDGNAIASSNTPNLDKIMNEYPHTLIQASGLDVGLPDGQMGNSEVGHTNIGAGRIVYQDLTRVSKAIEDGDFFKNEVLLKAMENAKEHSLHLMGLLSNGGVHSHIDHLKALIKMAKENGVENVFVHAFTDGRDVDPRSALEFVEDVENYMKEVGVGKIASLSGRYYAMDRDKRWERVCLAYEAMVNGKGNTATSAKEAIEKSYAEDKNDEFIVPTVIVEDGKPLGLIKEDDSIVFGNFRPDRAREITRAIVDTDFAGFERPNMKTFFVCLTTYDVTIKNVNVAFKPQSLENTLGEYLSSKGKSQLRAAETEKYAHVTFFFNGGVEEPNDGEDRLLVPSPKVATYDLQPEMSAYELTDKLLSKIDEDRYDLIVVNYANPDMVGHTGVIKAAVKAVEAVDTCVGKVVDKILSKGGKAIITADHGNAEYMWDANTESTVTAHSTNPVPFMVVGEELKDAKLKEDGRLSDIAPTILDMMNLEQPEQMTGHSLIK
- the eno gene encoding phosphopyruvate hydratase, yielding MSVIELVYAREVLDSRGNPTVEVEVALESGAVGRAIVPSGASTGAFEAVELRDGDKGRYIGKGVEKAVANVNEIIAPELEGMDAFDQPAVDALMIELDGTHNKGKLGANAILGVSMAVARAAAEELGLPLFQYIGGVNAKQLPVPMMNILNGGEHADNSVDVQEFMILPVGAKSFREGLRMGAEVFHSLKKVLSDRGLACGVGDEGGFAPNLGSNREALELIVEAIEKAGYKPGDDVRLGLDVAATEMYDKETKLYDLKHEGKKLTAEQMVDLYEEWVNNFPIVTIEDGLDEEDWDGWKVLTERLGKKVQLVGDDLFVTNTERLERGIEAGVANSILIKVNQIGTITETLDAIEMAKRAGYTAVISHRSGETEDTTIADLAVAVNAGQIKTGAPSRTDRVAKYNQLLRIEEMVGEQARYCGMNSFYNLKKESVLVK
- the secG gene encoding preprotein translocase subunit SecG yields the protein MSNILMGVQVVLAIVLILSIMPQDTKSAVPSQYGGEGNQSYFKPKGKEAFLGRMTKIAAVLFFINAIAMLLVK
- a CDS encoding DUF4097 family beta strand repeat-containing protein, with amino-acid sequence MRNSNAKLRIAIWSVITVVLIGLLINCTSNSKFYIFDRLSNLIDFRNYGIFKHLSQGEIKEINEYTSKIDDIKEIKFDLSIDTVIVSESNEKYVKIIEKSNYKLENDEKLKVSKNGNTIEVSRNEINVRKKFNNIYRTVEIYLPKDYRNNLVLNNELGDVYIESPFNLEKLEINQNTGDLNINFNIVCNEFISHVATGDIDIANIYVTKYYIQTNVGDIDIKRLNGFGDIRSNIGDIECNINEIGGDIYIESNTGDVDIFLNKDCNFNLNAKYNIGDFDTDLEFGDFKQNKKNIIAKVGDNPFNNINIKCNIGDLEINSK
- the rnr gene encoding ribonuclease R; the protein is MLPGLKERLLGLINDPAYTPLKKEELALIFDIHPTEMPMFYNFLEELEEDGYIGKTKKGKIASPKSMGYFVGKFVAHRKGFGFVESDEEYTQDLFIPAADVNGAMHNDRVVAEITKPATDERRAEGAIIKVLEREITKVVGEFQSNKTFGFVIADEKKFNQDIYIPKKYFSGAKDGDKVVVQITIWPQAGRKPEGKIIEVLGPKGEKEVEILSIIRAHGLPEEFPKKVLEEAQKVAVPIPQEEIDRRLDIRDLNIFTIDGEDAKDLDDAISIERLSNGNFKLGVHIADVTHYVHEKSKLDKEALKRATSVYLVDTVIPMLPKTLSNGVCSLNPHEDKLTLSVFMEIDRKGNVKQYDIKETIINSKARMTYTEVSDILENDDEELKAKYSHVAEDFKTAEVLARILMDRRSKRGAIDFDFPEAKIILTPEGKVSDIKEYERRISNRIIEEFMLITNETVAEHYFWLNIPFVYRIHETPSPEKMQELGKFVSTFGYTIKGELEEVHPKALQSIINAIKGKREEEAISTIMLRSLKQARYSPECSGHFGLAAKYYSHFTSPIRRYPDLQIHRIMKEHLNNKINKKRQEQLVNIVDYASTQSSERERAADLAERDVKDYYKAVYMEDKVGEEFDGVVSSVTSFGMFIELPNTVEGLSRLANMGDDYYIYDEMTYTIIGERTRKTYRIGDPVRIKVDNVNVDLREIDFKILYKLEDRPQVEEQDKPFDEIEE
- the smpB gene encoding SsrA-binding protein SmpB, which gives rise to MAGTKTLATNRKARHEYFIEETYECGIELKGTEVKSIRQGKVNLTDGYASVDNSEVFIKQVHISPYEQGNRFNVDPLRVRKLLLHKHEIRKLIGATTVKGYSLIPLSMYLKNGKVKVELALAKGKKLHDKRQDLAKKDAQRTIERELRGKY
- a CDS encoding tyrosine-type recombinase/integrase, yielding MANKRANGEGSIVKRMRNGKQVGWRASITIGYNDNGKPIRKEFEGKTQSDVKNKLEQYKKEMLLGTISSDDKITVSEWFYTWLYDHRIQDLKPKSFEKYEGIYRNYIKDSELGKVKLKDLRVTHIQRYYNKLQKVDNKPPSTIKGINTRLKPCLGEAEKQGYIQKNYCKMVTLPKDNNTKTIKVLSKEEQQKFIEAIKGHKLEMLFLVALGTGLRLGELLGLKWSDIDFNTGMLTVNRTLSRSKNPVTGVYEILEQTPKTKNSNRTIPIPNDILNKLKEHKKNQNKQRLFIGEAYINNNYVFTDDIGNSIDDKRPGRNLTSILKKLNIEPIKFHALRHTYATRLFEANIPPKTVQILMGHYDISITMDIYTHVMDDTKLEAVEKLNSIFII